From the genome of Fundidesulfovibrio terrae:
TCGGCCTGCGCCTGGTGAAGGACACCTTCTTCAAGAAGCCTGCCCCGGCCAAGCCTGCGCAGGGCGCGGGTCCCGGCTGCGCCATGAAGGACGCCCCCAAACAGGCCAGCTGCTCCGGCAAGCCGCAGGAGCAGGCAGGCGCCAGCCGTTGCGGACCCCAGGGGACGCTGATCGAGCACATGGCCGTGAGCGGGGCGAAGTATTCCTTCAAGGAAGTCGAATTCACCTTCCAGGGAGAGACCTACCGGTTCTCCACCGGCGGAGTGCTCCTCATGAGCTTTGCGGTGGGCATCGTGGGCGGCGTGTACGGCATCGGAGGCGGGGCCATCATCGCCCCGTTCTTCGTGGCCTTCTTCGGCCTCCCGGTCTACACCGTGGCCGGGGCCGCGCTCATGGGCACCTTCCTCACCAGCGTGTGCGGCGTGTTCTTCTACCAGGCCATCGCGCCGTTCTACCCCGAAATGGCCGTGGCCCCGGACTGGACCCTGGGGGCGCTCTTCGGACTGGGCGGCTTCGCGGGCATGTACGTGGGCGCACGTTGCCAGAAGTACGTCCCGGCCAGGTACATCAAATCCTTCCTTGCCGCCTGCATCCTGTTTCTCGCCGTCCGCTACATCTTCGAAGCTCTGCGCTGATCCTCGCTGAAAGCCCTTGCACATGTGGGCTAAAAGTGGTTTATGTCACTGAAATATCCGGGCGTTCACCCTGTGGGCGCCCGGCGTGACATCAACGCAAAGGAGCACATATGACCGAGAAAAACGGCGTCTACAAATGTGATATCTGCGGCAATATCGTCGAAGTCCTGCACACCGGCGGCGGAGATCTGGTCTGCTGCGGGCAGCCCATGAAGTACTTCCAGGAGAACACCGTGGACGCCGCCAAGGAAAAGCACGTCCCGGTCATCGAGAAGACCGCCAACGGATTCAAGGTGATGGTGGGCGCCGTGGCGCATCCCATGGAGGAGAAGCACTACATCGAGTTCATCGAGGTCATGGCCGACGGCAAGGTCTACCGCCAGGACCTGCAGCCCGGACAGAAGCCCGAGGCCGAGTTCTGCATCGCCGCCGAGAAGATCGTGGCTCGGGAGTACTGCAACATCCACGGCCTCTGGAAAGCGGAGTAACCGATGCTCAGCAAGAAGATGGAACAGGCCCTGAACGATCAGGTCAAATGGGAATTGTGGTCCTCTTACCTGTATCTCTCGATGTCCTCCTATTTCCAGGATATGGGTCTGGTGGGCTTCGCCAACTGGATGCAGGTTCAGGAGCAGGAAGAGAAGTTCCACGCCACCAAATTCTACAACTATACCATCGAACGCGGCGGCCGTATCAAGCTGCAGACCCTCGAAGCCCCCGAGAACACCTGGAAAAGCCCCCTGATCGCCTTCCAGGAGACTCTCAAGCACGAGCAGGGCGTCACCGCGCGCATCAACGCCCTGATGGACCTGGCCATCAAGGAGAAGGACCACGCCACCGCCTCCTACCTGAAGTGGTTCATCGACGAACAGGTGGAGGAAGAGGCCAACGTGCAGGACGTGATCAACAAGCTCAAGCTCGTGGAGGGCAACCCCTCGGCCCTGTACCTGCTCGACAAGGAGCTGGCCGTGCGGGTGTTCACTCCGCCCACGACGGCCGCCTAGCACAGCCATGGACGCCGGCGGCGCGGACATACTCTGCAGGGGGCTGGAACTGGAGCGCAAGGTCCTGGATTTCTATATCGACGCCCAGGCCCGGTGTTCCAATGAGTTCTGCTCCAATGTGTTCTCGCTGCTGGCCCAGGACAAGCTGCGGCTGATCACCAGGCTGGCCGAGGTCCACGCGGCCGTGTGCCAGGGAATGAGCATGAAAAACGCCTG
Proteins encoded in this window:
- a CDS encoding sulfite exporter TauE/SafE family protein, which codes for MYFPVAGIEVSPWVPPVVAFCVSLCTSMGGVSGAFLLLPFQLSVLGYTSPSVSATNQVFNIVAIPSGVYRYIREKRMVWPLTFATAIGTLPGVLIGAIVRVKYLPDPKSFKLFAACVLGYIGLRLVKDTFFKKPAPAKPAQGAGPGCAMKDAPKQASCSGKPQEQAGASRCGPQGTLIEHMAVSGAKYSFKEVEFTFQGETYRFSTGGVLLMSFAVGIVGGVYGIGGGAIIAPFFVAFFGLPVYTVAGAALMGTFLTSVCGVFFYQAIAPFYPEMAVAPDWTLGALFGLGGFAGMYVGARCQKYVPARYIKSFLAACILFLAVRYIFEALR
- a CDS encoding desulfoferrodoxin, whose amino-acid sequence is MTEKNGVYKCDICGNIVEVLHTGGGDLVCCGQPMKYFQENTVDAAKEKHVPVIEKTANGFKVMVGAVAHPMEEKHYIEFIEVMADGKVYRQDLQPGQKPEAEFCIAAEKIVAREYCNIHGLWKAE
- a CDS encoding ferritin codes for the protein MLSKKMEQALNDQVKWELWSSYLYLSMSSYFQDMGLVGFANWMQVQEQEEKFHATKFYNYTIERGGRIKLQTLEAPENTWKSPLIAFQETLKHEQGVTARINALMDLAIKEKDHATASYLKWFIDEQVEEEANVQDVINKLKLVEGNPSALYLLDKELAVRVFTPPTTAA